The following DNA comes from Rhizobium lusitanum.
CGAGCACGAGCAATATCGCCAGATCCTCCATGACTTCGTCACGCGGATTGCGCCGGAGTTAGGCTGGCGAGGATCGGTCGATATCCGGGTCGCTTCCTGAAATGCCAGCGAAGCGACGACTGACGCCAATCCAACGACCGGAGTGCCGCAATGGCAAGAATATACGATAGCTTCTCGGATCTCATCGGGAATACGCCGCTGCTGGAGCTTCACAATTACCGTAGAAACCGGAACCTCCATGCCCGCATCCTCGCGAAGATTGAATATTTCAATCCCGCCGGAAGCGTGAAGGACCGTATCGCCTGGGGCATCATCAAGGAAGCCGAAGAGGCCGGAAAAATCCGTCGGGGCGACCTGCTGGTCGATGTGACAAGTGGCAATACGGGCATCGGCCTGGCGGCAGTTGCGGCAGCAAGAGGCTATCGCACGAAATTCTACCTCAGCGACAACATCAGCCAGGACAAGATCGAACTACTTCGTCTCTACGGAGCGGAGATCGTCAAGGTGAAGAATGAGTTCTTCCTCGATCCGGATGCGCTGGAAAAGATAACGGCCCGCGTCCAGCAGGAAAATCCTACGGCCTTCTTCACGGATCAGCTCGCCAATCCGGCTAATCCACGGACCCATTTCGAAACAACCGGGCCAGAAATCTGGCGCGACACGGATGGTGCGGTCGACATATTCGTCGGCGCGGTCGGAACGGGTGGAACCATATCGGGCGCCGGCAGGTTTTTGAAATCGCAGAAGCCAGGTTTGAAGGTGGTGATCGCCGAGCCATCCGCAGAATCCCTACCGACCGAGGAAAATCCCTATCCGAATCAGATTGACGGGGTTCATAAGGTGACCGAGGTCGCCGCCGAACAACTGCCGGGAAACTTTGATACGACAATTGCCGATCAGGTTATCGCCCTCAGTACCGCCGAGGCACGGAAGACGGCAGCGGCGCTGGTGGCGGAGGAGGGAATATTTGCCGGAACATCGTCGGGCGCGGTGCTCTGGGCTGCCACCCAGCTTGCCGCCCTATCGGAGAACGCCGGCAAAGTCATTGTCGCCGTTCTGCCGGACACCGGGGAGCGTTATCTAACGGCGTCAGCGGCCGCAGAGCCATCAACATGGCAACCGTCTCGGGGGGAAGGTCAGGCTCGAAAGAATACGGCGGCCGAGGCTTAATCTTGGCAATTCGGGGCCAGAGCCATTCAATAGCCACAAAGCTGCCGAGGCTAGCAACAGTACAGACGAAGTTCAGACTTCGTCTTCGCCACCCTTCGGGCAGCACGTCTGTGACAGCAGCTTCTCCACATCGAGGAGCTGTGCTTCCCGAGACGGGTTTTCCCAGGACCTGAATGAGAAGGTTCGCCGCGACCAAAGCAGAATTGCGAGGTTCAATGCGATGCACTCCATCCCAGACCGTGCTTCAGTTTCCATCATCATCTCGAACTATAATTACGCACGCTTCCTCCGCCGCGCTGTCGGCAGCGCGTTGGAGCAAGACTACGACAATGTGGAAGTCATCGTCGTCGACGATGCGTCCACCGATGACTCCGCCGATGTCATCGCCTCCTACGGATCACGCATCAAGGCGTGCCTGAAAGAAGCCAATGGCGGGCACGGTGCGGCGTTCAACACGGGTTTTGCCGCAAGCCGCGGCGAAATCATCCTCTTTCTCGACGCTGACGATTATCTCTATCCGAATGCGGTGTCCGAAATCGTCAATGGTTGGGAGGACGACACTGTCCAGGTGCAATTCCGATTGCACCTCGTCGACGAGGATCAGCAGGTAAAGGATGTCTTTCCGCCTTCGGAGTTGCCGTTCGATTCCGGCGACGTCACCTCGAAACTACTGCAGAGGGGGCGCTATCAGACCACCGTCACCAGCGGGCTGGCCTTCAGGCGCACCGTTTTGGAAACGGTGATGCCGGTCCCGGAAACGGATTTCCGGCAGGGTGCCGATGGTTATCTCGTCACCGTGGCGCCTCTCCATGGACAAGTAACCTCAATCGAGACTTGTCTCGGCGCCTATCGCATTCACGGCGCCAATCATTCCGTCTTCGCGGAGAAGCTCGGTCAACGCGCGCGCTGGCGCATGGAACATGATTTTCACCGAATGGATGCCTTGTCGGATCAGGCCGCCGAAGTCGGCCTGACCGTGCCGCAGGACGTCAATCTCCATGATCCCGTCCATCTGGAAGAGCGCCTGGCATCGCTCTGCATGGATAGTTCCAAGCATCCCATGACCAGCGATTCCAGATTTACCCTCGGCACCGCCGGTGCCGTGGCCAGTATGGAAATGAATGCATCCCTACGCCGCCGCGCGATGCTGGCGGCGTGGTTTCTATCCGTCGGCGTTCTGCCTCAACGCATGGCGAAAGCAGTCCTGTCGTGGAAGCTCGTCGCCTCGTCGAGGCCCGCCTTCCTGCTACGCATTTCGAAAACCATCCGCCACGCGGTTGGGTAGGCCAAGGGATAGCGGCGCGAGTGCGCCGCTATCCCGCCACGGCCCTGGCGATCCGCTCTTCATGCAAGTTCCGATAGCTGGCGCCCGGGTGCGGTGCCTGTAGTCGCGGGCCGTTGCCGCCGAGCTTTTCCCGTAAGGTTCCCTGGCGATACTCGGTCTTGTAGACGCCACGCTTCTGCAACTCCGGCACAAGCAGGTCGACGGCATCTTCGAAGCTTTCCGGCGTCACCGCATAGGCGAGATTGAAGCCGTCCACATCCGTATCCTCGACCCATTCCTGCAGGAGATCCGCGACCGTTTGCGGCGAGCCGACGAAGACTGGGCCGAAACCGCCGATGCCGACCCAATCCGCCATCTCGCGCACGGTCCAGACCTTGTCTGGATCGATGGTGGTGAAGGTTTCGACGGCCGATTGCACGGCGTTGGTATAGCGATGCCTGAGCGGTTCGTCGGGTGCAAACTGACCGAAATCGATGCCGGTCCAGCCGGAAATCAGCGCCTGCGCGCCTTCGTAGGAGACGTATTTACGGTATTCGTCGAACTTCTTTTTCGCCTCAGCATCGGTTTCGCCGAGGATCACGGTCTGCAGGTTGAAGGCGAGGATTTCGCGCGGATTGCGTCCGGCCCGCTCCGCTGCCTCGCGGACATTGGCGACGTAACGCTTTAGCACCGGCTTCGATGGTGCGGCGACAAAGATGCATTCGGCATGCGCGCCAGCGAAATCCTTGCCACGGCTTGAGGCGCCGGCCTGATAGAGCACCGGCGTGCGCTGCGGCGACGGTTCGCTCAGATGAATGCCCGGCACGGTGAATTGCTTGCCGGAATGATGGATCGGATGGACTTTTTCCGGATGGGTGAAGATGCCGGCCTCGCGGTCGCGCACCACTGCATCATCCTCCCAGCTGCCTTCCCAGAGCTTATAGCAGACCTCGAGATATTCCTCAGCGAGATCATAGCGATCGTCATGCTTCGTCTGTGCAGTCTGGCCGACATTCAGCGCGCCGCTGTTCAGATAGGAGGTGACGATATTCCAGCCGACGCGGCCTTTGGTCAGATGGTCGAGCGTCGAGATGCGGCGGGCGAAGGTATATGGGTGCTCGAAAGAGAGCGACGCGGTCAACCCGAAGCCGAGATGCTCTGTCACATAGGCCATGGTCGGAATGAGCTGCAGGGGATCGTTGACCGGCACCTGCGCCGAATGGCGAAGTGCTGCATCGACATTGCCGTTCAGCACGTCGTAGACCCCGAGCACATCGGCGATGAACAGACCATCGAACTTGCCGCGCTCCAGCGTCTTGGCGAGGTGGACCCAGTAGTCGAGATCCTTGTACTTCCATGATTGGTCGCGCGGATGCCGCCAGAGTCCGGGCGACTGGTGTCCGACGCAGTTCATGTCAAAGGCGTTCAGCCTGATTTCGCGGCTCATTTTTAGCTCCTTGTGGGATCGGAGGTAGGGGCGGGATGTCAGGAGTTGGTGCGGCCGAGGCCGTAGGTCAGGGCGAGCGCTCCGACGAGCACAGCACCCTTGACGAAATCCTGGGTGTAGTAGGGGGCGTTCAGCATGGTCAGCCCGTTGAGCAGCACGCCAACGAAGACGGCGCCGACAAGGGTGCCGAGCACGTTCGGGCGGCGCAGACCAAGCACCGCGAAGCCGATCAGTGAGGCGGCAACCGCATCCATCAGCAGCGAACCACCGGAGGAGACATCACCGCGTCCGACGCGCGCGGCAATGACGATACCGCCGAGCGAGGCGAGCGTGCCGGATATGACATAGGCCAGCGTCTTCAGCCGCGTCGTGGAGGCGCCGGCCAGCCGCGTCGCCACCTCGTTGCCGCCGGTGGCGAAAAGCAGCCGGCCGATGCGGGTCCGCTCGGTCAGCACGAAGAGCGCCAATGCGACCAGGATCATCAGAACGACGGAAACCGGCACAACGCCGAACAGGCTGTAGCGGCCGATCAGGAGGAATTGCGGATCGTAGCTGCCGGCGGCCTTGGAACCGTTGGGCAGGATCAACCCGGAAGAGATCGAGCGACCTGCGGTCGGGATCAACTGCAGGCCGGAGAGCAGGAACATCATCGAGAGTGTCGCCAGCAGGTCCGGCACTCTCAGTCGGACGATGATGAAGGCGTTGATCAGGCCGATCGCGGCGCCGAAGGCCAGCACCAGCGGTACGGTGGCATAGACATCAAGCTGCCAGACGATCATCGCGTAGCTCGCCGCCATGACGCTCGAGGCGGCGACCGCGCCGATCGACAGATCGAACCCGCCGACGGCCAGCGTCACGGTAACACCGGCGCCGAGGATGGCGACGACGGAGACCGCCTGCAGGATGCTCATGAGGTTGTTGATGTTGATGAATGCTGGCTGGGCGGCTGTGAAGCCGATGATGAGCGCAGCGAGCAGGATGAAGACCGCGCCGGAGCGCAGGACGGTACTGACCGCGGTGAGCCAGCCGACTATCGGATTGACGGCGGCAGCCGTCTCTGTCCGTTCCGCCGGCTGTGGGAAGCTTTCATTGTCAACGGATGTCATGCGGTGGTGTCCTCAAGGGCGTCTGGGGTCGTCGCGCTGGCGACGGGGCTCAGGCTATGCCGGTCGATCACGAGAATGCGGTCGGCTACTTCGTAGGCCTCCTCCGGGTCGGAGGTGGCAATTAGCGTGGCGCGATCGCTACGGCTGCGTATGGCCTGGATGATGTCATGCCGGGCGCCGACATCGACGCCCTGAAAGGGCTCGTCGAGCAGCAGCAACCGGCTTTGCTCCGCTTCCCAGCGCGCCAGCACCACCTTTTGCTGATTGCCGCCAGAGAGCGTCCAGACGGAGGCGAGGGGACCCGGAGCCTTGATCCGCAAGCGATCAATCGCCTTCTCCGCCTCCTGCCGTTCGCGGTTACCGAAGAGGAATCCGTTCGGATACCAGCGGCTGAGATGCGGCAGGCTGATAGTGGCGGCGACTGAGTTACCGGGCCAGGCGGCAGGCATCAGCGAAGAGCGGTGACGGTCCTCCGCTGCCATGGCGACACCAGCGGCGATCGCCTGCGCCGGAGTTCGTGGCCGATAGGCTTTGCCATCGAGAAGCATGTCGCCTTCGGCGAATGGGTTGAGGCCAAAGATCGCCGAAAGCAGGCGGCTCTTGCCCGCGCCGAGCACGCCGGTAATAGCGACGACCTCGCCTTCCCGAAGCGAGAGATCGAACGGGGTGGCGTTCGGCACCAGGCGCGCGTTGCGTATTTCGAAGACCGGCTTGCCGCCGATGTCGCGCGCACCCGGTCGCGCCGATTCCAGTTTGCGGCCGATCATGGTCTCGATGGCGGCCGGGAAATCGATCGGGCGCGTGAAGGATCCGACGACCCGCCCGCCGCGCATGACCAGCGCGCGATCCGCGATCGCATCCAGATCCGCCGTGCGATGGGAGATATAGAGGATCGCCAGCCCCTGGCTCTTCAACCGCAGAAGAATATCGAACAGCCGGCGGCTTTCCTGCCCTGAAAGGCTTGCCGTGGGTTCATCAAGGATCAGCAGGTCGGCCTGATCGGCCAATGCGCGTGCAACAGCCACCAATTGCCGGTCCGCCGCTGGCAGATCGCCGAAATCCCGGTCGAGTGGCAAGGAAAAGCCTGCGACGTCCAAAATGGCTTGCGCCCGGGCGCGGATGCCGGCGCGTGAGATGAAGAACGGCATCCGGCGATCGGCAAAACGCGGCAAGAGCAATGCATCCGCAACGGTCAGCCCGGGCGCGCCGACAAGGTCTGTCGACTGATGGACGGTGACAATGCCGGCTTTGGTCGCTTCAGCGGGGGTTGCCGGTGCGAAGCCATGTCCCTTGAATCGGATATTGCCGCCGTCAGCGGCCAGCGAGCCGGACAGGATTTTAACCAGTGTCGATTTTCCGGCGCCATTCGCACCCATCAAGGCGACGATCTCACCGCGCTCGACGGACAATGTCGCATCGGCAAGCGCACGCGTCGAACCGAAGTTGCGCGTCAGATTTTCGACTTGGAGCAGGGGCATGCAGTCTTTTCCAGTTTCGCCCGATAATGCCCTGGGCCACCGCCGAACTTCCAGGCACGCCATTTCCGGAACGAAGCCGAAGTTGGAACAAAGAATCTCCGGAAGCGGCAAAATTCAGATCATTTACTCTACTAAAAAGATAGAGATTATTTCTAATAGATTGACGCGTCGCCGGGAACCAGTTGCCCGTCAGACGACGCTCTCGATTGACTATAAGGAACACGACGATGAAATCTCTCGCACGGCTCGCTCTGTCTGCTGCCGTCATTCCATTCGTCTTCTTGCAGCCGGCCCACGCCGATGGCATTGCTGGCGCACCGGCTCCTTTCGACAAGGGCGGCGTCAAGCTGGCGCTGATCAGCTACATCTCCGCTGGCGATTTCTTCCAGGCCTATCAGGCAGGAGCGGAAGCGCAGGCCAAGGCGCTTGGCATCGATCTCCGCGTGTTCCCCGGTCGCCAGGACGCCGCCGAGCAGCGTGAGCAGATCCTCCAGGCCGTCAATCTCGGCGTCAGCGGCATCGTCATCGATCACGGCTTGCCGGAATCGCTGGGTGACGTCGTGCAACAGGCGCTCGACAAGGGCATCAAGGTCGTCGCCTTCGACGTCAATCTCAACAATCCGAAGATCCCGCAGGTCGAGCAGAGCGACCACGAACTGGCGCAGCAGGCGCTCGACCAGGTGGTGAAGGACAACGGCAAAAGCTTTGCCGCCGGTTATGTCTATGTCGCGGGCTTCGCGCCGCTCGACCGCCGCAACGAGGTCTGGGACAAGTTCAAGGCCGCCAATCCCGGCGTTGTTGAAAAGGCGCGCTTTGGCAATGTCAGCGATACGACCGCCACCAGCACCGCCGATCAGGCCAAGGCAGTCTTGACCGCCAATCCGGATATCAAGGTCGTGTTCGCGCCCTATGATGAGTTCGCTCGTGGCGTGAAACTCGCAGCCGGCGATCTTGGCATCTCCGACAAAATCAAGATCTATTCCGCCGACGTTTCGACGGCTGATATCCAGGAAATCGTCGAGCCGGGGAGCCCGTGGGTTGCGACGGCCGCCACCAATCCGGCCGTCGTCGGCGCTGTTTCCGTCCGTGCGGCTGCCCTGCAGATCGCCGGACAGGATGTTCCGCACCAGATCACCGTCAAGCCGACGCTTCTGACCCAGGAGAGCCTGCGCGCGGCTGGCGTCAAGACCATCGAGGATCTGGCCGCGAAGATCCCCGCCTTCAGCACCAGCGATGCGGTGACGGCGAGCTGGATTCCAGCCAAGCTGTTCTAAGCACGGCAACAGGACTTATGCGGCGGGCTATTTTCGGTCCCGCCGCATCATCACTTCAAGCGATCGATGGATCGGGAGTTCCCACATGAGCAAATCCAATGTCGTCTTCGCCGCCAGCCATGGCACCGGACGGGACGCACTATTTTCAGCCGCGACGGAGATTTCCGCCGATTTCGCGAAGCGAGCGGCCGAACTCGATCGAGAAGGGCT
Coding sequences within:
- a CDS encoding substrate-binding domain-containing protein, with the protein product MKSLARLALSAAVIPFVFLQPAHADGIAGAPAPFDKGGVKLALISYISAGDFFQAYQAGAEAQAKALGIDLRVFPGRQDAAEQREQILQAVNLGVSGIVIDHGLPESLGDVVQQALDKGIKVVAFDVNLNNPKIPQVEQSDHELAQQALDQVVKDNGKSFAAGYVYVAGFAPLDRRNEVWDKFKAANPGVVEKARFGNVSDTTATSTADQAKAVLTANPDIKVVFAPYDEFARGVKLAAGDLGISDKIKIYSADVSTADIQEIVEPGSPWVATAATNPAVVGAVSVRAAALQIAGQDVPHQITVKPTLLTQESLRAAGVKTIEDLAAKIPAFSTSDAVTASWIPAKLF
- a CDS encoding sugar ABC transporter ATP-binding protein; amino-acid sequence: MPLLQVENLTRNFGSTRALADATLSVERGEIVALMGANGAGKSTLVKILSGSLAADGGNIRFKGHGFAPATPAEATKAGIVTVHQSTDLVGAPGLTVADALLLPRFADRRMPFFISRAGIRARAQAILDVAGFSLPLDRDFGDLPAADRQLVAVARALADQADLLILDEPTASLSGQESRRLFDILLRLKSQGLAILYISHRTADLDAIADRALVMRGGRVVGSFTRPIDFPAAIETMIGRKLESARPGARDIGGKPVFEIRNARLVPNATPFDLSLREGEVVAITGVLGAGKSRLLSAIFGLNPFAEGDMLLDGKAYRPRTPAQAIAAGVAMAAEDRHRSSLMPAAWPGNSVAATISLPHLSRWYPNGFLFGNRERQEAEKAIDRLRIKAPGPLASVWTLSGGNQQKVVLARWEAEQSRLLLLDEPFQGVDVGARHDIIQAIRSRSDRATLIATSDPEEAYEVADRILVIDRHSLSPVASATTPDALEDTTA
- a CDS encoding glycosyltransferase family 2 protein, coding for MHSIPDRASVSIIISNYNYARFLRRAVGSALEQDYDNVEVIVVDDASTDDSADVIASYGSRIKACLKEANGGHGAAFNTGFAASRGEIILFLDADDYLYPNAVSEIVNGWEDDTVQVQFRLHLVDEDQQVKDVFPPSELPFDSGDVTSKLLQRGRYQTTVTSGLAFRRTVLETVMPVPETDFRQGADGYLVTVAPLHGQVTSIETCLGAYRIHGANHSVFAEKLGQRARWRMEHDFHRMDALSDQAAEVGLTVPQDVNLHDPVHLEERLASLCMDSSKHPMTSDSRFTLGTAGAVASMEMNASLRRRAMLAAWFLSVGVLPQRMAKAVLSWKLVASSRPAFLLRISKTIRHAVG
- a CDS encoding LLM class flavin-dependent oxidoreductase encodes the protein MSREIRLNAFDMNCVGHQSPGLWRHPRDQSWKYKDLDYWVHLAKTLERGKFDGLFIADVLGVYDVLNGNVDAALRHSAQVPVNDPLQLIPTMAYVTEHLGFGLTASLSFEHPYTFARRISTLDHLTKGRVGWNIVTSYLNSGALNVGQTAQTKHDDRYDLAEEYLEVCYKLWEGSWEDDAVVRDREAGIFTHPEKVHPIHHSGKQFTVPGIHLSEPSPQRTPVLYQAGASSRGKDFAGAHAECIFVAAPSKPVLKRYVANVREAAERAGRNPREILAFNLQTVILGETDAEAKKKFDEYRKYVSYEGAQALISGWTGIDFGQFAPDEPLRHRYTNAVQSAVETFTTIDPDKVWTVREMADWVGIGGFGPVFVGSPQTVADLLQEWVEDTDVDGFNLAYAVTPESFEDAVDLLVPELQKRGVYKTEYRQGTLREKLGGNGPRLQAPHPGASYRNLHEERIARAVAG
- a CDS encoding ABC transporter permease — its product is MTSVDNESFPQPAERTETAAAVNPIVGWLTAVSTVLRSGAVFILLAALIIGFTAAQPAFININNLMSILQAVSVVAILGAGVTVTLAVGGFDLSIGAVAASSVMAASYAMIVWQLDVYATVPLVLAFGAAIGLINAFIIVRLRVPDLLATLSMMFLLSGLQLIPTAGRSISSGLILPNGSKAAGSYDPQFLLIGRYSLFGVVPVSVVLMILVALALFVLTERTRIGRLLFATGGNEVATRLAGASTTRLKTLAYVISGTLASLGGIVIAARVGRGDVSSGGSLLMDAVAASLIGFAVLGLRRPNVLGTLVGAVFVGVLLNGLTMLNAPYYTQDFVKGAVLVGALALTYGLGRTNS
- a CDS encoding PLP-dependent cysteine synthase family protein, with the protein product MARIYDSFSDLIGNTPLLELHNYRRNRNLHARILAKIEYFNPAGSVKDRIAWGIIKEAEEAGKIRRGDLLVDVTSGNTGIGLAAVAAARGYRTKFYLSDNISQDKIELLRLYGAEIVKVKNEFFLDPDALEKITARVQQENPTAFFTDQLANPANPRTHFETTGPEIWRDTDGAVDIFVGAVGTGGTISGAGRFLKSQKPGLKVVIAEPSAESLPTEENPYPNQIDGVHKVTEVAAEQLPGNFDTTIADQVIALSTAEARKTAAALVAEEGIFAGTSSGAVLWAATQLAALSENAGKVIVAVLPDTGERYLTASAAAEPSTWQPSRGEGQARKNTAAEA